In one Chiloscyllium punctatum isolate Juve2018m chromosome 47, sChiPun1.3, whole genome shotgun sequence genomic region, the following are encoded:
- the LOC140468581 gene encoding coatomer subunit alpha-like — MLCTGGVCWVAVCLNALLISSLSKLPPHPLLWPPAPSDQVGVVNFAPYKSLFLQAFARGRSVYQALPCLPTMYGYPQRNWKEAGLKSGLPAVGLKLSDLIQRLQVCYQLTTAGKFEEAVERFRLILLSIPLLVVDNKQEIAEAQQLITICREYILGLSMEIERKRLPKDTLEQQKRICEMAAYFTHCSLQPVHMILVLRTAVNLFFKLKNFKTAASFAGRLLELGPKPDVGQQTRKILAACEKTPNDAHHLNYDMHNPFDICAASYKPIYRGKPVEKCPLSGACYSPEFKGQICRVTTVTEIGKDVIGLRVSTLQFR; from the exons ATGTTGTGTACGGGAGGGGTGTGCTGGGTCGCTGTGTGTTTAAATGCCCTCctgatctcctctctctctaaactccccccccaccccctcctgtGGCCTCCAGCTCCTTCAGACCAGGTCGGTGTGGTGAACTTTGCCCCATACAAGAGCCTCTTCCTTCAGGCCTTCGCCCGCGGTCGCTCGGTCTACCAAGCCCTACCCTGCCTTCCCACCATGTACGGTTACCCGCAGCGCAACTG GAAGGAGGCAGGCCTGAAGAGCGGCCTTCCAGCGGTAGGCCTCAAACTGAGTGACCTGATCCAGCGGCTGCAGGTGTGCTACCAGCTCACCACGGCAGGCAAATTCGAGGAGGCGGTGGAGCGCTTCCGCCTCATCCTTCTCAGCATTCCCCTACTGGTGGTGGATAACAAGCAGGAGATCGCCGAG gcCCAGCAGCTGATTACCATCTGTCGGGAGTATATTCTGGGCCTGAGTATGGAGATTGAGAGGAAGAGATTGCCCAAGGACACTCTGGAGCAGCAGAAACGGATCTGTGAG ATGGCAGCGTATTTCACCCACTGCAGCCTCCAGCCCGTCCACATGATCCTGGTCTTGAGGACAGCCGTCAATCTCTTCTTCAAACTCAAGAACTTCAAGACAGCCGCCTCCTTCGCTGGCAGACTGCTCGAGCTGGGCCCCAAGCCCGACGTTGGGCAGCAG ACTCGCAAGATCCTGGCAGCTTGTGAGAAGACCCCAAATGATGCCCATCATCTCAACTACGACATGCATAACCCCTTCGACATTTGTGCAGCTTCGTACAAACCAATCTACAG GGGGAAACCTGTCGAAAAATGTCCTCTTAGTGGAGCCTGCTACAGTCCAGAGTTCAAGGGTCAAATCTGCCGTGTCACTACG